One window of the Shewanella maritima genome contains the following:
- a CDS encoding response regulator: MTIPVLICDDSALARKQMARTLPKEWDVEVSFATNGAEGLEVIRAGKGEIVFLDLNMPVMDGYEVLQTVQQEDLPALIIVVSGDIQIKAHERVKALGALDFIQKPVSADAISHILQEYGILTLAQKAPEDEKPLVKVDMRDACQEIANVAMGRAADLLAKLLDVFVLLPIPNVNVLEVSELTMALKATEENDTVSALCQGFIGAGVAGEALLLFHDSSFEDMAKLMGLSNPENPTTEMEVMIDTGNVLIGAFLNGISEQLDMKFSQSHPVVLGRHCTVNDLIHDNSDKWQRTLAMEINYRIEDYNIQCDLLLLFTEDSIPTLNYKLGYLLD; this comes from the coding sequence ATGACCATCCCAGTATTGATATGTGATGACTCGGCCTTAGCACGCAAACAAATGGCACGTACCTTACCCAAAGAATGGGATGTTGAGGTGTCATTTGCGACAAATGGTGCTGAAGGTTTAGAAGTGATCCGCGCCGGTAAAGGTGAGATTGTATTTCTCGATCTCAACATGCCAGTCATGGACGGCTACGAAGTGCTGCAAACTGTGCAGCAAGAAGATCTTCCAGCCCTGATTATCGTGGTTTCCGGCGATATCCAAATTAAAGCCCATGAGCGGGTTAAAGCGCTTGGGGCTTTAGACTTTATTCAAAAACCCGTTAGTGCAGATGCCATTAGCCATATTCTGCAAGAATACGGCATCCTCACGCTGGCGCAAAAAGCCCCCGAAGATGAAAAACCATTAGTTAAAGTTGACATGCGCGATGCCTGTCAGGAAATTGCTAACGTGGCTATGGGGCGCGCGGCTGATTTATTGGCAAAACTGCTCGATGTATTCGTACTGTTACCGATCCCTAATGTTAATGTGCTCGAGGTGAGCGAGCTCACCATGGCGCTAAAGGCAACAGAAGAAAACGATACCGTCTCGGCTTTGTGTCAGGGTTTTATCGGCGCAGGCGTCGCAGGTGAAGCATTATTATTGTTCCATGACTCAAGCTTTGAAGACATGGCAAAACTGATGGGGCTGTCTAATCCTGAGAATCCAACCACTGAAATGGAAGTGATGATCGACACAGGTAATGTGCTGATCGGCGCGTTCTTAAATGGTATTTCTGAACAATTAGACATGAAGTTCAGCCAAAGCCACCCAGTGGTATTGGGCCGTCACTGCACAGTGAATGATTTAATCCACGACAACTCAGACAAATGGCAACGTACCTTAGCGATGGAAATCAACTATCGCATTGAAGATTACAACATCCAATGCGACCTGTTATTGCTATTTACTGAAGACTCAATCCCAACGCTGAATTACAAGCTTGGGTACCTACTTGATTAA
- a CDS encoding mechanosensitive ion channel family protein: protein MLRPIITSLLLMVCFSICAQVSANDSAAEQTQVTDKQRIAHLERAIAKDLKALGKAKGEMIDFTEYRIKNKTYLLREEIKTLINAEPLDVAYVKPLVMRQFEFLDLTSDYLDNKISHLQQSLGGKHDQKIIDELIDRQYMRDHFLQAQYQTIIWAEKLALDVSQRKQQLTELLSLRADRQESLANYTQTQLKEAVDDVANAGADASAEQKALVVAFKNRLAQSSSSLSVSAELLDNLGQDTTQIRQTLFNVSGDITKDVLNISLVSSLVKQWGDVIATQAIEHGPELTFKVFIFVLILVLSGMLAKLVNRIVSKTVRASKLNFSQLLQDFFISLSSKTVYALGLLVALSQLGFELGPLLAGFGIAGVIIGFALQDTLSNFASGMMILIYRPYDVGDLINAAGVTGKVSHMSLVSTTIKTLDNQRLIIPNNKIWGDTINNITVERLRRVDMVFGISYSDNIEHAEEVLKDIVNKHELVCAEPEPMVKLHTLNSSSVDFVVRPWVKPADYWEVYWDITRSVKLRFDEEGISIPFPQRDVHVYQTAEE, encoded by the coding sequence ATGCTAAGACCAATAATAACGTCATTGTTACTCATGGTTTGCTTTAGCATCTGCGCGCAAGTCAGTGCTAACGACAGCGCCGCTGAGCAAACACAAGTTACTGACAAGCAACGTATTGCTCACCTTGAGCGTGCAATAGCAAAAGACCTCAAAGCGCTAGGTAAAGCCAAAGGTGAAATGATTGATTTCACCGAGTACCGCATTAAAAACAAAACTTATTTACTACGAGAAGAAATCAAAACCCTCATCAACGCTGAGCCGCTTGATGTTGCCTATGTTAAACCCTTGGTGATGAGACAGTTTGAGTTTTTAGATCTCACCTCTGACTATCTGGATAATAAAATCAGTCACCTACAACAAAGCCTGGGCGGCAAACATGACCAGAAAATCATTGATGAGCTTATCGACCGCCAGTATATGCGCGATCACTTTTTACAGGCTCAATACCAAACCATAATTTGGGCAGAAAAATTAGCCTTAGATGTTAGCCAGCGCAAACAGCAATTAACCGAGCTATTAAGCCTGCGCGCAGATCGCCAAGAAAGCCTAGCAAATTACACCCAGACCCAATTAAAAGAAGCAGTAGATGATGTCGCAAACGCCGGTGCTGATGCTAGTGCAGAGCAAAAAGCCTTGGTTGTCGCCTTTAAAAACCGCCTTGCACAAAGCTCTAGCAGCCTTAGCGTAAGCGCTGAATTACTGGATAACCTAGGCCAGGACACCACACAAATCAGGCAAACCCTGTTTAATGTGTCAGGCGACATCACCAAAGATGTGCTCAATATCAGTCTAGTTTCTAGTCTGGTTAAACAATGGGGCGATGTCATTGCCACTCAAGCGATTGAACACGGCCCAGAGCTGACATTTAAAGTATTCATCTTTGTGTTGATATTAGTGTTGAGCGGCATGCTAGCAAAACTGGTTAATCGCATTGTGAGTAAAACGGTTCGCGCATCTAAGCTTAACTTTAGCCAGCTGCTACAAGACTTCTTTATCTCACTTTCCAGCAAAACCGTGTATGCATTGGGTTTATTAGTCGCCCTATCGCAACTCGGTTTCGAGTTAGGCCCATTGCTAGCCGGTTTTGGTATCGCGGGTGTAATTATTGGTTTTGCGCTGCAAGATACGTTATCTAATTTTGCCTCCGGCATGATGATCTTAATCTACCGCCCTTATGATGTCGGCGATTTGATTAACGCTGCAGGTGTAACTGGTAAGGTTAGCCACATGAGCCTGGTTTCAACCACCATCAAGACCTTAGATAACCAAAGATTGATCATCCCGAATAATAAGATTTGGGGCGACACCATCAACAATATTACTGTTGAGCGTCTGCGCCGCGTTGATATGGTATTTGGCATTAGCTACAGCGACAACATAGAACACGCTGAAGAAGTACTAAAGGACATCGTCAACAAGCATGAGTTAGTCTGCGCTGAACCTGAGCCTATGGTGAAACTGCACACCTTAAACTCATCTTCGGTGGACTTTGTTGTGCGCCCATGGGTAAAGCCTGCGGATTACTGGGAAGTATATTGGGACATCACTCGCTCAGTGAAACTGCGCTTTGATGAAGAAGGCATTAGCATTCCGTTTCCACAGCGCGATGTGCATGTGTATCAAACTGCAGAAGAATAA
- a CDS encoding metal ABC transporter permease, with amino-acid sequence MLDFELLSILLPAFAAGLLVLSTHVVLGQQVLKRGIIFIDLAIAQIAAVGAIVAHINHDLEQVAYANVWMPALFAFAGAGIISWLSGRFEEELEAFIGCFYVLSAVAAMLLLANDPHGGELLKQLMDGQILWASWPQLVFPGIVYAAILVLLIARPGLLEGKLFYFLFAIVITLSVELVGVYLVFSTLILPALALNQFKGNGRLGWAYLVGIIGYSLGLLVSAQYDLPSGASIVACLAVSAIICRLLVSYSSKKS; translated from the coding sequence GTGCTAGATTTCGAGCTCTTAAGTATTTTATTGCCGGCCTTTGCGGCTGGCTTACTGGTACTATCAACCCATGTGGTGCTTGGGCAGCAAGTATTAAAGCGAGGCATTATCTTTATTGATTTAGCCATTGCCCAAATTGCTGCTGTCGGTGCCATTGTGGCGCATATTAACCATGATCTTGAGCAAGTTGCTTATGCAAATGTGTGGATGCCCGCACTGTTTGCGTTTGCCGGCGCTGGCATTATTTCTTGGTTATCAGGGCGCTTTGAGGAAGAGCTCGAAGCCTTTATTGGTTGCTTTTATGTATTAAGCGCGGTGGCTGCCATGCTACTGCTTGCTAACGACCCGCATGGTGGGGAGCTACTTAAGCAGTTAATGGACGGGCAAATTTTGTGGGCGAGCTGGCCACAATTAGTGTTCCCAGGCATAGTGTACGCCGCTATTTTAGTTTTGTTGATAGCGCGTCCAGGCTTACTTGAAGGCAAGCTGTTTTACTTTTTATTCGCTATAGTCATTACCTTATCGGTAGAGCTTGTTGGTGTGTACTTGGTATTCAGCACATTAATTCTGCCTGCATTGGCACTAAACCAATTTAAAGGCAACGGGCGCTTAGGTTGGGCATACTTAGTCGGTATTATTGGCTATAGCCTAGGTTTGTTGGTCTCGGCACAATATGATTTACCAAGTGGTGCTTCTATTGTTGCTTGTTTGGCCGTCAGCGCAATTATTTGCCGATTACTGGTAAGTTACTCAAGTAAAAAGAGTTAA
- a CDS encoding sensor domain-containing diguanylate cyclase codes for MSNDQSAMNELHWLIDMVQTIEVGLVVLDANYNIQLWNGFMENHSGVSPNSIKGKNLFEQFPDLPESWLKQKMESVFLLKNRTFISWEQRPYVFKFKNYRPITGRADAMYQNITLLPLASLTGKITHISIIVYDVTDIAINKLQLKTANEQLEQLSQTDGLTQLHNRRHWQHCMEREFERFARYQDSATLVMLDIDHFKQVNDKYGHPAGDKVIQNIAHILKQSLRETDCAGRYGGEEFAIVLAKTSAEDALNFTERLRQKIEASEIIHDNRKISVTVSLGINELNDGVVNTSNWLSGADKALYQAKQGGRNCSRIYVEGSDE; via the coding sequence ATGTCAAATGACCAAAGTGCAATGAATGAGCTGCATTGGCTAATCGATATGGTGCAAACCATTGAAGTCGGCTTAGTGGTACTCGATGCTAATTACAATATTCAGCTGTGGAATGGTTTTATGGAAAACCACAGCGGCGTGTCGCCAAACTCGATTAAAGGCAAAAACCTGTTCGAGCAATTCCCCGATCTGCCTGAAAGCTGGCTAAAGCAAAAAATGGAGTCGGTATTTTTACTTAAAAACCGCACCTTTATCAGCTGGGAACAGCGCCCGTATGTGTTTAAGTTTAAAAACTATCGCCCTATCACAGGCCGCGCAGATGCTATGTACCAAAACATCACTCTGCTGCCTCTGGCGTCACTCACAGGTAAGATTACCCATATCAGTATTATTGTTTATGACGTGACTGATATTGCGATTAACAAGCTACAACTTAAAACTGCCAACGAGCAACTTGAGCAGCTAAGCCAAACCGATGGCTTAACTCAGCTACACAATCGCCGCCACTGGCAACACTGTATGGAGCGCGAGTTTGAGCGCTTTGCTCGCTATCAAGACTCAGCTACCTTAGTGATGCTCGATATCGACCACTTCAAGCAAGTGAATGATAAGTACGGCCACCCTGCTGGCGACAAAGTGATTCAAAACATCGCCCATATTCTCAAGCAGTCACTGCGTGAGACCGATTGTGCAGGCCGCTATGGCGGTGAAGAGTTTGCAATTGTGTTAGCCAAAACCTCTGCAGAAGACGCGCTTAATTTTACTGAGCGTTTACGTCAGAAGATTGAAGCATCTGAGATCATTCACGACAATCGCAAAATTAGCGTAACGGTAAGCCTAGGTATTAACGAGCTAAATGATGGAGTGGTAAACACTTCTAACTGGCTATCAGGCGCTGATAAAGCACTTTATCAAGCCAAACAAGGTGGTCGTAACTGCTCACGTATTTATGTAGAAGGTAGCGACGAGTAG
- a CDS encoding 1-acylglycerol-3-phosphate O-acyltransferase — protein MLLIIRSLILGLLLVLAFIFSMILCIIRPMHRDNVHIIARVFSAAAPVLGVKVVKRFATTTEHSDTEARQTVESVVEQKQPKIFLANHQNNFDLFTLTRLVPKSTVSLGKKSLAWMPLFGQIYWLSGNILIDRKNRHSAFETMANTVKKMKDKLLSVWIFPEGTRSRGRGLLPFKVGAFHTAIAAQAPIIPVIASCQNHINLNRWNNGVVIVEMMQPILTKGLDKADVKELCQKVHDKMSERLATLNQEAKAMMQPKQGAIS, from the coding sequence GTGCTGCTAATTATCCGATCCCTGATCCTTGGGCTGTTGTTAGTCCTCGCGTTTATCTTTTCTATGATCCTTTGCATCATTCGTCCTATGCATCGCGATAATGTGCATATTATTGCTCGTGTGTTTTCAGCCGCAGCTCCAGTACTTGGCGTTAAAGTGGTGAAGCGTTTTGCTACAACCACTGAGCATTCAGATACTGAGGCGAGGCAAACGGTTGAGTCTGTGGTTGAGCAAAAGCAGCCAAAGATTTTCCTTGCGAATCATCAAAACAACTTCGATTTATTTACACTAACCAGATTGGTGCCAAAATCTACCGTGAGTCTAGGCAAGAAAAGCTTGGCTTGGATGCCGTTATTTGGACAAATTTACTGGTTGTCTGGCAACATTCTTATTGATCGTAAAAACCGCCACAGTGCGTTTGAAACCATGGCAAACACGGTTAAGAAGATGAAAGATAAGTTGCTGTCGGTGTGGATTTTCCCTGAAGGTACCCGTTCACGCGGCCGTGGTTTACTGCCATTCAAAGTGGGTGCATTCCATACTGCTATTGCTGCACAGGCGCCGATTATTCCGGTGATTGCCTCGTGCCAGAATCATATCAACCTAAACCGCTGGAACAATGGCGTAGTGATTGTTGAAATGATGCAGCCTATTTTAACCAAAGGCTTAGATAAAGCGGATGTGAAAGAGCTGTGCCAAAAAGTGCACGATAAAATGTCTGAGCGTTTGGCTACCTTGAATCAGGAAGCCAAAGCCATGATGCAACCTAAGCAAGGCGCTATCAGCTAG
- the rraB gene encoding ribonuclease E inhibitor RraB, which translates to MSIERQLQEQLAENREIVSALLDDGSAPDAEYTIEHHFSSTNFDRLEKAAVDAFKLGYEVNDAEEMELEDGSIIYCFDAIAHHELKVELLDEAAKQLLELAAKQKVDYDGWGTYFMGDEEFEEDEQLH; encoded by the coding sequence ATGTCTATCGAACGTCAACTACAAGAGCAGCTAGCGGAAAACCGCGAAATTGTCAGCGCGCTACTTGATGATGGCTCAGCGCCAGATGCTGAATACACTATCGAGCACCACTTTTCGTCAACTAACTTTGACCGTTTAGAAAAGGCGGCAGTTGATGCCTTTAAACTGGGTTATGAAGTGAATGACGCTGAAGAAATGGAACTAGAAGACGGCTCAATCATCTACTGTTTTGATGCTATTGCTCACCATGAACTAAAAGTTGAGCTACTTGATGAAGCGGCGAAACAACTACTTGAACTTGCAGCCAAGCAGAAAGTCGATTACGACGGCTGGGGCACATACTTCATGGGTGATGAAGAGTTCGAAGAAGACGAGCAGCTACACTAG
- a CDS encoding metal ABC transporter solute-binding protein, Zn/Mn family, translated as MRINSKLKAITAAAAIAFSSQAQAELNVFACEPEYASLTKELAPDADIYTATTAMQDPHQVQARPSLIAKMRQADLVVCAGADLEVGWLPMLLMKASNAKVRSTEQGLFYAAEHTMTLDQLDEVDRSMGDVHALGNPHMHFDPYRMVDVANALTAKLAQVDADNAAKYQAALADFKTRWKQAIPKWEAKAEPLKGKKLIAYHTNFRYLFNWLGIDQVADLEPKPGLAPTSSHLASLLKRAEQGDIMAVVIASYQSDRGAKWLGERAKLKVERLPMSIGGNEQSKDLFSLYDSVISQLLEVK; from the coding sequence GTGCGCATCAATTCTAAGCTAAAAGCAATCACAGCCGCTGCTGCAATTGCCTTCTCTTCTCAGGCACAAGCAGAGCTTAACGTTTTTGCTTGCGAGCCTGAGTATGCTTCGCTGACTAAAGAGCTAGCGCCAGATGCTGATATTTATACGGCAACCACAGCGATGCAAGATCCGCATCAGGTGCAGGCTCGTCCGAGCCTTATCGCCAAAATGCGTCAAGCCGATCTTGTCGTGTGTGCTGGTGCAGACCTAGAAGTAGGTTGGCTGCCAATGCTGTTGATGAAGGCATCTAACGCTAAGGTTCGCTCAACTGAACAAGGTTTGTTTTATGCTGCTGAGCATACGATGACCCTTGATCAGCTTGATGAGGTCGACCGCTCTATGGGTGATGTGCATGCGCTGGGTAATCCGCATATGCATTTTGACCCTTATCGTATGGTTGATGTGGCGAATGCGTTGACGGCGAAATTAGCACAGGTTGATGCTGACAATGCTGCTAAGTATCAGGCAGCGTTAGCTGACTTTAAAACGCGTTGGAAGCAGGCTATTCCTAAGTGGGAAGCCAAAGCCGAGCCATTAAAAGGTAAAAAGCTGATTGCTTATCACACCAACTTTCGTTACTTGTTTAACTGGTTAGGTATCGATCAGGTTGCTGATCTAGAGCCAAAACCGGGTTTAGCGCCTACCAGCTCGCACCTTGCAAGTTTGTTAAAGCGTGCCGAGCAAGGCGATATTATGGCGGTAGTTATTGCTTCTTACCAAAGTGACCGTGGCGCTAAATGGCTGGGCGAACGCGCTAAGCTAAAGGTTGAGCGTTTACCTATGTCAATTGGCGGTAATGAGCAAAGCAAAGATCTGTTTAGCTTATACGATAGCGTTATATCTCAACTTCTTGAGGTGAAGTAA